A part of Dreissena polymorpha isolate Duluth1 chromosome 13, UMN_Dpol_1.0, whole genome shotgun sequence genomic DNA contains:
- the LOC127855525 gene encoding mucin-22-like isoform X21, with protein sequence MRTLLLISALTITRLISTALIAAASTDSTSTVLTSTTVQPTEASTDSTSTVLTSTIVQPTEASTDSTSTVLTSTTVQPVAAASTDSTSTVLTSTTVQPTEASTDSTSTVLTSTIVQPTEASTDSTSTVLTSTTVQPEEARTDSTSTVLTSTTVQPTEASTDSTSTVLTSTTVQPTEASTDSTSTVLTRTTVQPTEASTDSTSTVLTRTTVQPATASTDSASTVLTSTTVQPTEASTDSTSTVLTSTTVQPTEARTDSTSTVLTSTTVQPTEASTDSTSTVLTSTTVQPTEASTDSTSTVLKSTTVQPAAASTDSTSTVLTSSTVQPTEASTDSTSTVLTRTTVQPAAASTDSTSTVLAITTVQPAATITDSTSTVLTSTIVHPAAASTDSTSTVLASTTVQPAAASNDSTSTGLKSTTAQPAAASTDSTSTMLKSTTAQPASASTNSTSTVLTSTTVQPTAASTVSTSTILTSTTVQHVAPASTDSTSTVLTSTTVQPAAASTDSTSTMLKSTTAQPASASTNSTSTVLTSTTVQPTAASTVSTSTILTSTTVQHVAPASTDSTSTVLTSTTVQPAAASTDSTSTMLKSTTAQPAAASTSVTTISNGCRKRAVEEGECVANAECVKEGDAYLCKCKQGFVNQSSQCNKEEMSWGQNRGTSGRSFIVAYWLLIVTACVHLVQTVP encoded by the exons ATGAGGACCCTGCTGCTTATAAGTGCACTGACCATCACCCGCTTGATTTCTACAGCTTTAATAG CAGCagcaagtactgattctacatcAACAGTGCTCACAAGTACAACTGTGCAACCTACAGAagcaagtactgattctacatcAACAGTGCTCACAAGTACAATTGTGCAACCTACAGAAGCAAGCACTGATTCTACATCAACAGTGCTCACAAGTACAACTGTGCAACCTGTAGCAGCagcaagtactgattctacatcAACAGTGCTCACAAGTACAACTGTGCAACCTACAGAagcaagtactgattctacatcAACAGTGCTCACAAGTACAATTGTGCAACCTACAGAAGCAAGCACTGATTCTACATCAACAGTGCTCACAAGTACAACTGTGCAACCTGAAGAAGCACGTACTGATTCTACATCAACAGTGCTCACAAGTACAACTGTGCAACCTACAGAAGCAAGTACTGATTCCACATCAACAGTGCTCACAAGTACAACTGTGCAACCTACAGAagcaagtactgattctacatcAACAGTGCTCACAAGAACAACTGTGCAAC CTACAGAagcaagtactgattctacatcAACAGTGCTCACACGTACAACTGTGCAACCTGCAACAGCAAGTACTGATTCTGCATCAACAGTGCTCACAAGTACAACTGTGCAACCTACAGAagcaagtactgattctacatcAACAGTGCTCACAAGTACAACTGTGCAACCTACGGAAGCACGTACTGATTCTACATCAACAGTGCTCACAAGTACAACTGTGCAACCTACAGAagcaagtactgattctacatcAACAGTGCTCACAAGTACAACTGTGCAACCTACAGAagcaagtactgattctacatcTACAGTGCTCAAAAGTACAACTGTGCAACCTGCAGCAGCCAGTACTGATTCTACATCAACAGTGCTCACAAGTTCAACTGTGCAACCTACAGAagcaagtactgattctacatcAACAGTGCTGACTCGTACAACTGTGCAACCTGCAGCagcaagtactgattctacatcAACAGTGCTCGCAATAACAACTGTGCAACCTGCAGCAACAATTACTGATTCTACATCAACAGTGCTCACAAGCACAATTGTGCATCCTGCTGCAGCAAGTACAGATTCTACATCAACAGTGCTCGCAAGTACAACTGTGCAACCTGCAGCAGCAAGTAATGATTCTACATCAACAGGTCTCAAAAGCACAACTGCGCAACCTGCAGCagcaagtactgattctacatcAACAATGCTCAAAAGCACAACTGCGCAACCTGCATCAGCAAGTACCAATTCTACATCAACAGTGCTCACAAGTACAACTGTGCAACCTACAGCAGCAAGTACTGTTTCGACATCAACAATTCTCACAAGTACAACTGTGCAACATGTAGCACCagcaagtactgattctacatcAACAGTGCTCACAAGCACAACTGTGCAAC CTGCAGCagcaagtactgattctacatcAACAATGCTCAAAAGCACAACTGCGCAACCTGCATCAGCAAGTACCAATTCTACATCAACAGTGCTCACAAGTACAACTGTGCAACCTACAGCAGCAAGTACTGTTTCGACATCAACAATTCTCACAAGTACAACTGTGCAACATGTAGCACCagcaagtactgattctacatcAACAGTGCTCACAAGCACAACTGTGCAAC CTGCAGCagcaagtactgattctacatcAACAATGCTCAAAAGCACAACTGCGCAACCTGCAGCAGCAAGTACGTCAGTAACAACGATTTCTAACGGCTGTCGGAAGAGAGCGGTCGAAGAGGGCGAGTGTGTGGCTAACGCTGAGTGTGTAAAAGAAGGGGACGCATACTTGTGCAAATGTAAGCAAGGATTCGTAAATCAATCATCGCAGTGTAACAAAGAag agATGTCATGGGGCCAAAACAGAGGAACTTCTGGTAGATCCTTCATTGTTGCGTACTGGTTATTGATTGTAACTGCATGCGTACATCTTGTTCAGACAGTACCATAG
- the LOC127855525 gene encoding uncharacterized protein LOC127855525 isoform X45 gives MRTLLLISALTITRLISTALIAAASTDSTSTVLTSTTVQPTEASTDSTSTVLTSTTVQPEEARTDSTSTVLTSTTVQPTEASTDSTSTVLTSTTVQPTEASTDSTSTVLTRTTVQPTESSTDSTSTVLKSTTVQPAAASTNSTSTVLTSSTVQPTEASTDSTSTVLTRTTVQPATASTDSASTVLTSTTVQPTEASTDSTSTVLTSTTVQPTEARTDSTSTVLTSTTVQPTEASTDSTSTVLTSTTVQPTEASTDSTSTVLKSTTVQPAAASTDSTSTVLTSSTVQPTEASTDSTSTVLTRTTVQPAAASTDSTSTVLAITTVQPAATITDSTSTVLTSTIVHPAAASTDSTSTVLASTTVQPAAASNDSTSTGLKSTTAQPAAASTDSTSTMLKSTTAQPASASTNSTSTVLTSTTVQPTAASTVSTSTILTSTTVQHVAPASTDSTSTVLTSTTVQPAAASTDSTSTMLKSTTAQPASASTNSTSTVLTSTTVQPTAASTVSTSTILTSTTVQHVAPASTDSTSTVLTSTTVQPAAASTDSTSTMLKSTTAQPAAASTSVTTISNGCRKRAVEEGECVANAECVKEGDAYLCKCKQGFVNQSSQCNKEEMSWGQNRGTSGRSFIVAYWLLIVTACVHLVQTVP, from the exons ATGAGGACCCTGCTGCTTATAAGTGCACTGACCATCACCCGCTTGATTTCTACAGCTTTAATAG CAGCagcaagtactgattctacatcAACAGTGCTCACAAGTACAACTGTGCAAC CTACAGAAGCAAGCACTGATTCTACATCAACAGTGCTCACAAGTACAACTGTGCAACCTGAAGAAGCACGTACTGATTCTACATCAACAGTGCTCACAAGTACAACTGTGCAACCTACAGAAGCAAGTACTGATTCCACATCAACAGTGCTCACAAGTACAACTGTGCAACCTACAGAagcaagtactgattctacatcAACAGTGCTCACAAGAACAACTGTGCAACCTACAGAatcaagtactgattctacatcTACAGTGCTCAAAAGTACAACTGTGCAACCTGCAGCAGCCAGTACTAATTCTACATCAACAGTGCTCACAAGTTCAACTGTGCAACCTACAGAagcaagtactgattctacatcAACAGTGCTCACACGTACAACTGTGCAACCTGCAACAGCAAGTACTGATTCTGCATCAACAGTGCTCACAAGTACAACTGTGCAACCTACAGAagcaagtactgattctacatcAACAGTGCTCACAAGTACAACTGTGCAACCTACGGAAGCACGTACTGATTCTACATCAACAGTGCTCACAAGTACAACTGTGCAACCTACAGAagcaagtactgattctacatcAACAGTGCTCACAAGTACAACTGTGCAACCTACAGAagcaagtactgattctacatcTACAGTGCTCAAAAGTACAACTGTGCAACCTGCAGCAGCCAGTACTGATTCTACATCAACAGTGCTCACAAGTTCAACTGTGCAACCTACAGAagcaagtactgattctacatcAACAGTGCTGACTCGTACAACTGTGCAACCTGCAGCagcaagtactgattctacatcAACAGTGCTCGCAATAACAACTGTGCAACCTGCAGCAACAATTACTGATTCTACATCAACAGTGCTCACAAGCACAATTGTGCATCCTGCTGCAGCAAGTACAGATTCTACATCAACAGTGCTCGCAAGTACAACTGTGCAACCTGCAGCAGCAAGTAATGATTCTACATCAACAGGTCTCAAAAGCACAACTGCGCAACCTGCAGCagcaagtactgattctacatcAACAATGCTCAAAAGCACAACTGCGCAACCTGCATCAGCAAGTACCAATTCTACATCAACAGTGCTCACAAGTACAACTGTGCAACCTACAGCAGCAAGTACTGTTTCGACATCAACAATTCTCACAAGTACAACTGTGCAACATGTAGCACCagcaagtactgattctacatcAACAGTGCTCACAAGCACAACTGTGCAAC CTGCAGCagcaagtactgattctacatcAACAATGCTCAAAAGCACAACTGCGCAACCTGCATCAGCAAGTACCAATTCTACATCAACAGTGCTCACAAGTACAACTGTGCAACCTACAGCAGCAAGTACTGTTTCGACATCAACAATTCTCACAAGTACAACTGTGCAACATGTAGCACCagcaagtactgattctacatcAACAGTGCTCACAAGCACAACTGTGCAAC CTGCAGCagcaagtactgattctacatcAACAATGCTCAAAAGCACAACTGCGCAACCTGCAGCAGCAAGTACGTCAGTAACAACGATTTCTAACGGCTGTCGGAAGAGAGCGGTCGAAGAGGGCGAGTGTGTGGCTAACGCTGAGTGTGTAAAAGAAGGGGACGCATACTTGTGCAAATGTAAGCAAGGATTCGTAAATCAATCATCGCAGTGTAACAAAGAag agATGTCATGGGGCCAAAACAGAGGAACTTCTGGTAGATCCTTCATTGTTGCGTACTGGTTATTGATTGTAACTGCATGCGTACATCTTGTTCAGACAGTACCATAG
- the LOC127855525 gene encoding uncharacterized protein LOC127855525 isoform X42: MRTLLLISALTITRLISTALIAAASTDSTSTVLTSTTVQPTEASTDSTSTVLTSTIVQPTEASTDSTSTVLTSTTVQPVAAASTDSTSTVLTSTTVQPTEASTDSTSTVLTSTIVQPTEASTDSTSTVLTSTTVQPEEARTDSTSTVLTSTTVQPTEASTDSTSTVLTSTTVQPTEASTDSTSTVLTRTTVQPTESSTDSTSTVLKSTTVQPAAASTNSTSTVLTSSTVQPTEASTDSTSTVLTRTTVQPATASTDSASTVLTSTTVQPTEASTDSTSTVLTSTTVQPTEASTDSTSTVLTRTTVQPAAASTDSTSTVLAITTVQPAATITDSTSTVLTSTIVHPAAASTDSTSTVLASTTVQPAAASNDSTSTGLKSTTAQPAAASTDSTSTMLKSTTAQPASASTNSTSTVLTSTTVQPTAASTVSTSTILTSTTVQHVAPASTDSTSTVLTSTTVQPAAASTDSTSTMLKSTTAQPASASTNSTSTVLTSTTVQPTAASTVSTSTILTSTTVQHVAPASTDSTSTVLTSTTVQPAAASTDSTSTMLKSTTAQPAAASTSVTTISNGCRKRAVEEGECVANAECVKEGDAYLCKCKQGFVNQSSQCNKEEMSWGQNRGTSGRSFIVAYWLLIVTACVHLVQTVP; this comes from the exons ATGAGGACCCTGCTGCTTATAAGTGCACTGACCATCACCCGCTTGATTTCTACAGCTTTAATAG CAGCagcaagtactgattctacatcAACAGTGCTCACAAGTACAACTGTGCAACCTACAGAagcaagtactgattctacatcAACAGTGCTCACAAGTACAATTGTGCAACCTACAGAAGCAAGCACTGATTCTACATCAACAGTGCTCACAAGTACAACTGTGCAACCTGTAGCAGCagcaagtactgattctacatcAACAGTGCTCACAAGTACAACTGTGCAACCTACAGAagcaagtactgattctacatcAACAGTGCTCACAAGTACAATTGTGCAACCTACAGAAGCAAGCACTGATTCTACATCAACAGTGCTCACAAGTACAACTGTGCAACCTGAAGAAGCACGTACTGATTCTACATCAACAGTGCTCACAAGTACAACTGTGCAACCTACAGAAGCAAGTACTGATTCCACATCAACAGTGCTCACAAGTACAACTGTGCAACCTACAGAagcaagtactgattctacatcAACAGTGCTCACAAGAACAACTGTGCAACCTACAGAatcaagtactgattctacatcTACAGTGCTCAAAAGTACAACTGTGCAACCTGCAGCAGCCAGTACTAATTCTACATCAACAGTGCTCACAAGTTCAACTGTGCAACCTACAGAagcaagtactgattctacatcAACAGTGCTCACACGTACAACTGTGCAACCTGCAACAGCAAGTACTGATTCTGCATCAACAGTGCTCACAAGTACAACTGTGCAACCTACAGAagcaagtactgattctacatcAACAGTGCTCACAAGTACAACTGTGCAAC CTACAGAagcaagtactgattctacatcAACAGTGCTGACTCGTACAACTGTGCAACCTGCAGCagcaagtactgattctacatcAACAGTGCTCGCAATAACAACTGTGCAACCTGCAGCAACAATTACTGATTCTACATCAACAGTGCTCACAAGCACAATTGTGCATCCTGCTGCAGCAAGTACAGATTCTACATCAACAGTGCTCGCAAGTACAACTGTGCAACCTGCAGCAGCAAGTAATGATTCTACATCAACAGGTCTCAAAAGCACAACTGCGCAACCTGCAGCagcaagtactgattctacatcAACAATGCTCAAAAGCACAACTGCGCAACCTGCATCAGCAAGTACCAATTCTACATCAACAGTGCTCACAAGTACAACTGTGCAACCTACAGCAGCAAGTACTGTTTCGACATCAACAATTCTCACAAGTACAACTGTGCAACATGTAGCACCagcaagtactgattctacatcAACAGTGCTCACAAGCACAACTGTGCAAC CTGCAGCagcaagtactgattctacatcAACAATGCTCAAAAGCACAACTGCGCAACCTGCATCAGCAAGTACCAATTCTACATCAACAGTGCTCACAAGTACAACTGTGCAACCTACAGCAGCAAGTACTGTTTCGACATCAACAATTCTCACAAGTACAACTGTGCAACATGTAGCACCagcaagtactgattctacatcAACAGTGCTCACAAGCACAACTGTGCAAC CTGCAGCagcaagtactgattctacatcAACAATGCTCAAAAGCACAACTGCGCAACCTGCAGCAGCAAGTACGTCAGTAACAACGATTTCTAACGGCTGTCGGAAGAGAGCGGTCGAAGAGGGCGAGTGTGTGGCTAACGCTGAGTGTGTAAAAGAAGGGGACGCATACTTGTGCAAATGTAAGCAAGGATTCGTAAATCAATCATCGCAGTGTAACAAAGAag agATGTCATGGGGCCAAAACAGAGGAACTTCTGGTAGATCCTTCATTGTTGCGTACTGGTTATTGATTGTAACTGCATGCGTACATCTTGTTCAGACAGTACCATAG
- the LOC127855525 gene encoding uncharacterized protein LOC127855525 isoform X35 has protein sequence MRTLLLISALTITRLISTALIAAASTDSTSTVLTSTTVQPTEASTDSTSTVLTSTIVQPTEASTDSTSTVLTSTTVQPVAAASTDSTSTVLTSTTVQPTEASTDSTSTVLTSTIVQPTEASTDSTSTVLTSTTVQPEEARTDSTSTVLTSTTVQPTEASTDSTSTVLTSTTVQPTEASTDSTSTVLTRTTVQPTESSTDSTSTVLKSTTVQPAAASTNSTSTVLTSSTVQPTEASTDSTSTVLTRTTVQPATASTDSASTVLTSTTVQPTEASTDSTSTVLTSTTVQPTEASTDSTSTVLKSTTVQPTEASTDSTSTVLTRTTVQPAAASTDSTSTVLAITTVQPAATITDSTSTVLTSTIVHPAAASTDSTSTVLASTTVQPAAASNDSTSTGLKSTTAQPAAASTDSTSTMLKSTTAQPASASTNSTSTVLTSTTVQPTAASTVSTSTILTSTTVQHVAPASTDSTSTVLTSTTVQPAAASTDSTSTMLKSTTAQPASASTNSTSTVLTSTTVQPTAASTVSTSTILTSTTVQHVAPASTDSTSTVLTSTTVQPAAASTDSTSTMLKSTTAQPAAASTSVTTISNGCRKRAVEEGECVANAECVKEGDAYLCKCKQGFVNQSSQCNKEEMSWGQNRGTSGRSFIVAYWLLIVTACVHLVQTVP, from the exons ATGAGGACCCTGCTGCTTATAAGTGCACTGACCATCACCCGCTTGATTTCTACAGCTTTAATAG CAGCagcaagtactgattctacatcAACAGTGCTCACAAGTACAACTGTGCAACCTACAGAagcaagtactgattctacatcAACAGTGCTCACAAGTACAATTGTGCAACCTACAGAAGCAAGCACTGATTCTACATCAACAGTGCTCACAAGTACAACTGTGCAACCTGTAGCAGCagcaagtactgattctacatcAACAGTGCTCACAAGTACAACTGTGCAACCTACAGAagcaagtactgattctacatcAACAGTGCTCACAAGTACAATTGTGCAACCTACAGAAGCAAGCACTGATTCTACATCAACAGTGCTCACAAGTACAACTGTGCAACCTGAAGAAGCACGTACTGATTCTACATCAACAGTGCTCACAAGTACAACTGTGCAACCTACAGAAGCAAGTACTGATTCCACATCAACAGTGCTCACAAGTACAACTGTGCAACCTACAGAagcaagtactgattctacatcAACAGTGCTCACAAGAACAACTGTGCAACCTACAGAatcaagtactgattctacatcTACAGTGCTCAAAAGTACAACTGTGCAACCTGCAGCAGCCAGTACTAATTCTACATCAACAGTGCTCACAAGTTCAACTGTGCAACCTACAGAagcaagtactgattctacatcAACAGTGCTCACACGTACAACTGTGCAACCTGCAACAGCAAGTACTGATTCTGCATCAACAGTGCTCACAAGTACAACTGTGCAAC CTACAGAagcaagtactgattctacatcAACAGTGCTCACAAGTACAACTGTGCAACCTACAGAagcaagtactgattctacatcTACAGTGCTCAAAAGTACAACTGTGCAAC CTACAGAagcaagtactgattctacatcAACAGTGCTGACTCGTACAACTGTGCAACCTGCAGCagcaagtactgattctacatcAACAGTGCTCGCAATAACAACTGTGCAACCTGCAGCAACAATTACTGATTCTACATCAACAGTGCTCACAAGCACAATTGTGCATCCTGCTGCAGCAAGTACAGATTCTACATCAACAGTGCTCGCAAGTACAACTGTGCAACCTGCAGCAGCAAGTAATGATTCTACATCAACAGGTCTCAAAAGCACAACTGCGCAACCTGCAGCagcaagtactgattctacatcAACAATGCTCAAAAGCACAACTGCGCAACCTGCATCAGCAAGTACCAATTCTACATCAACAGTGCTCACAAGTACAACTGTGCAACCTACAGCAGCAAGTACTGTTTCGACATCAACAATTCTCACAAGTACAACTGTGCAACATGTAGCACCagcaagtactgattctacatcAACAGTGCTCACAAGCACAACTGTGCAAC CTGCAGCagcaagtactgattctacatcAACAATGCTCAAAAGCACAACTGCGCAACCTGCATCAGCAAGTACCAATTCTACATCAACAGTGCTCACAAGTACAACTGTGCAACCTACAGCAGCAAGTACTGTTTCGACATCAACAATTCTCACAAGTACAACTGTGCAACATGTAGCACCagcaagtactgattctacatcAACAGTGCTCACAAGCACAACTGTGCAAC CTGCAGCagcaagtactgattctacatcAACAATGCTCAAAAGCACAACTGCGCAACCTGCAGCAGCAAGTACGTCAGTAACAACGATTTCTAACGGCTGTCGGAAGAGAGCGGTCGAAGAGGGCGAGTGTGTGGCTAACGCTGAGTGTGTAAAAGAAGGGGACGCATACTTGTGCAAATGTAAGCAAGGATTCGTAAATCAATCATCGCAGTGTAACAAAGAag agATGTCATGGGGCCAAAACAGAGGAACTTCTGGTAGATCCTTCATTGTTGCGTACTGGTTATTGATTGTAACTGCATGCGTACATCTTGTTCAGACAGTACCATAG
- the LOC127855525 gene encoding uncharacterized protein LOC127855525 isoform X32, translating to MRTLLLISALTITRLISTALIAAASTDSTSTVLTSTTVQPTEASTDSTSTVLTSTIVQPTEASTDSTSTVLTSTTVQPVAAASTDSTSTVLTSTTVQPTEASTDSTSTVLTSTIVQPTEASTDSTSTVLTSTTVQPEEARTDSTSTVLTSTTVQPTEASTDSTSTVLTSTTVQPTEASTDSTSTVLTRTTVQPTESSTDSTSTVLKSTTVQPAAASTNSTSTVLTSSTVQPTEASTDSTSTVLTRTTVQPATASTDSASTVLTSTTVQPTEASTDSTSTVLTSTTVQPTEASTDSTSTVLTSTTVQPTEASTDSTSTVLTRTTVQPAAASTDSTSTVLAITTVQPAATITDSTSTVLTSTIVHPAAASTDSTSTVLASTTVQPAAASNDSTSTGLKSTTAQPAAASTDSTSTMLKSTTAQPASASTNSTSTVLTSTTVQPTAASTVSTSTILTSTTVQHVAPASTDSTSTVLTSTTVQPAAASTDSTSTMLKSTTAQPASASTNSTSTVLTSTTVQPTAASTVSTSTILTSTTVQHVAPASTDSTSTVLTSTTVQPAAASTDSTSTMLKSTTAQPAAASTSVTTISNGCRKRAVEEGECVANAECVKEGDAYLCKCKQGFVNQSSQCNKEEMSWGQNRGTSGRSFIVAYWLLIVTACVHLVQTVP from the exons ATGAGGACCCTGCTGCTTATAAGTGCACTGACCATCACCCGCTTGATTTCTACAGCTTTAATAG CAGCagcaagtactgattctacatcAACAGTGCTCACAAGTACAACTGTGCAACCTACAGAagcaagtactgattctacatcAACAGTGCTCACAAGTACAATTGTGCAACCTACAGAAGCAAGCACTGATTCTACATCAACAGTGCTCACAAGTACAACTGTGCAACCTGTAGCAGCagcaagtactgattctacatcAACAGTGCTCACAAGTACAACTGTGCAACCTACAGAagcaagtactgattctacatcAACAGTGCTCACAAGTACAATTGTGCAACCTACAGAAGCAAGCACTGATTCTACATCAACAGTGCTCACAAGTACAACTGTGCAACCTGAAGAAGCACGTACTGATTCTACATCAACAGTGCTCACAAGTACAACTGTGCAACCTACAGAAGCAAGTACTGATTCCACATCAACAGTGCTCACAAGTACAACTGTGCAACCTACAGAagcaagtactgattctacatcAACAGTGCTCACAAGAACAACTGTGCAACCTACAGAatcaagtactgattctacatcTACAGTGCTCAAAAGTACAACTGTGCAACCTGCAGCAGCCAGTACTAATTCTACATCAACAGTGCTCACAAGTTCAACTGTGCAACCTACAGAagcaagtactgattctacatcAACAGTGCTCACACGTACAACTGTGCAACCTGCAACAGCAAGTACTGATTCTGCATCAACAGTGCTCACAAGTACAACTGTGCAACCTACAGAagcaagtactgattctacatcAACAGTGCTCACAAGTACAACTGTGCAAC CTACAGAagcaagtactgattctacatcAACAGTGCTCACAAGTACAACTGTGCAAC CTACAGAagcaagtactgattctacatcAACAGTGCTGACTCGTACAACTGTGCAACCTGCAGCagcaagtactgattctacatcAACAGTGCTCGCAATAACAACTGTGCAACCTGCAGCAACAATTACTGATTCTACATCAACAGTGCTCACAAGCACAATTGTGCATCCTGCTGCAGCAAGTACAGATTCTACATCAACAGTGCTCGCAAGTACAACTGTGCAACCTGCAGCAGCAAGTAATGATTCTACATCAACAGGTCTCAAAAGCACAACTGCGCAACCTGCAGCagcaagtactgattctacatcAACAATGCTCAAAAGCACAACTGCGCAACCTGCATCAGCAAGTACCAATTCTACATCAACAGTGCTCACAAGTACAACTGTGCAACCTACAGCAGCAAGTACTGTTTCGACATCAACAATTCTCACAAGTACAACTGTGCAACATGTAGCACCagcaagtactgattctacatcAACAGTGCTCACAAGCACAACTGTGCAAC CTGCAGCagcaagtactgattctacatcAACAATGCTCAAAAGCACAACTGCGCAACCTGCATCAGCAAGTACCAATTCTACATCAACAGTGCTCACAAGTACAACTGTGCAACCTACAGCAGCAAGTACTGTTTCGACATCAACAATTCTCACAAGTACAACTGTGCAACATGTAGCACCagcaagtactgattctacatcAACAGTGCTCACAAGCACAACTGTGCAAC CTGCAGCagcaagtactgattctacatcAACAATGCTCAAAAGCACAACTGCGCAACCTGCAGCAGCAAGTACGTCAGTAACAACGATTTCTAACGGCTGTCGGAAGAGAGCGGTCGAAGAGGGCGAGTGTGTGGCTAACGCTGAGTGTGTAAAAGAAGGGGACGCATACTTGTGCAAATGTAAGCAAGGATTCGTAAATCAATCATCGCAGTGTAACAAAGAag agATGTCATGGGGCCAAAACAGAGGAACTTCTGGTAGATCCTTCATTGTTGCGTACTGGTTATTGATTGTAACTGCATGCGTACATCTTGTTCAGACAGTACCATAG